A stretch of DNA from Ovis aries strain OAR_USU_Benz2616 breed Rambouillet chromosome 17, ARS-UI_Ramb_v3.0, whole genome shotgun sequence:
AGAAATTTGGACACTGGGTGTGTGACTTTATAAAGGTGAGGTGTTGAAATAACTCTCTGGCCCAAGTCTGACTACAGAAGACACGAAAGATCTAGCATTCAAGGACGCCGCAGCCATGTTTAAACTGAaaatgtggggggagggggaactgTGTGACCAAGTacgttttttcatttgctttgggaATAGTATGATCAATGTGTCATTTTCAAAATGTAGATCATTCATGGCCTATTTTTAAACCcaggcttttcaggtggctcagtggtgaagaattggcCTGTGAAGCTggagaaacaggttcaatccctgggggaggaaatggcaacccactccagtactattgcctgggaaatcccatggacagaggagcctggtgggctacagtccatggggtcacaaagagtcagacccaacaacaacaacattttaaatcCCAAGCCTGCTCCTGACAAGTGAGTTCTGAACATAATCCTGACCCCCCTCGTGTCCAGTCCTGTGTGCAGGAAATACAGCCTTACTTCAACAGCAGCTTACATTAaacctaatttttaaagtaaGCCAACTGTGAGAATGATTGTTTTCTCAAACAAAATATTGGTGCCCTGGACCCTGTGTATTAACCTGGTTGTGTCTGCAGTCGAGCTATAAACAGGATTTAAGCTCCATGTTCTTGACCTGCTGTTTTCATGAGAGAAACCAGGAGACTGGCCCGCCCTCCACTGAAGCTCCCAAGCAAGACAGAGCTGCATACCCAGTCCCCTCTGGTGCTGTCTGATGTGCAGGGACTGAAAGCCAGTAAAGGAATGAGAGATCCTGTTTATTTCCTCATTGGCAGCCAGTTTATGAACAAGGCCAGGAGGTCTTCCTtgttaaacaatctgcctgccatgcaggagttcgatccctgggtcaggaagactccctggagaagggcatggcaacccactccagtattcttgcctggagaattccatggacagagaagcctggtgggctacagtccatggggtcgcaaagaggtggacacaactgggtgactcaCACACCCCCTGAGCAGAAGACTGGCACCCACTTACTGGGACCCCCGAGGACCTGCTGACCTCGGGCAAAGGGGTCTGTGCCCCTAAACAGCTTTATGGAGGAAAGTGACACCATCTGGCTCCAAACTTTCTCACAGGGACATCACATCCTCTTGCTGGAGGCAGGTGACAGGCATCACAGCTCTTTCTGCAGCCCTCTGGACAGCCCGCCACCTCTGCATGGCCGAGACTAGTTCTCACAACACAGTCCTGTCCTTCTTTTACcggtcaggaaactgaggctggggacTGAAAGAGACTTAGTCACCCAACCCCCATCGGCAGCTTGTCTGGAAGAGCCAGGGACAGCACCCAGGAGGGGCGTGCCCAGTGGGGAACCAGGGTGGGACCGGCAAGCAGCAGAGCAGACCAAGTACAGCGAATCTCAGTCCAATGGGAAGGGGTCCTCAGCAGAACAAGGACAGCACTCAGGTGCCTGAGCTCGTTAACATGCGGAGGGCTTCGTTGTATCCCGAAGGGTTCACTGTCCTGCTTGTACCAAGTACAGGGAGCTGCCTTATTGTAGCAGCTGTGGGACAAGCCTGCCCTCTGGTGGGCTGATGGAGCATTGCCCTAGCCACATTCCAGCCTAAGGCTCAGTGTGGTTTTCCCATACTGTATCCATGTAGTGATTATTTCTACGGAAGGAATTCagctttagttctttctcaagcaGTCTGGCCCATAGAGGCTTTCTTGACCTCTGAGTATTGGCCATCATTTGTCCATCTTACAGAAGGCTGGGTTTTCATTTTGgtcccttctcccacccctcaCCTTTGGAGGAGTCTTGCTTCCCTAACAAGATTCAGGTTCTTAAAAGCAAGGATTATGTCTGATTCTTCCTCAGCTTTACCCTGTTGTTCCCTTAGCTGGACATGAAACTAGAAGGTTCACCAGGATGGAAAGGAATCCTTTCCACCCCCCAAAACAGAATTCCACCGCTTCTCATTTGTTCCTAAAACATTTCATGTCTGATCAGTAGTTCCCCCAAATGGTTGAATCCTCAGAAAACTTTCAGAACTCAGTTTCCTGGGCCTCACTCCAGCCCTGCTGAATCAGACTCTGTGGTCTGAGCCAGGAAATCTGCTTGACAAACTTCCCCAAGTGGTTTTTGATGTGCGGCCAGGTTTGGCAGCCAACAGCTCTAAATCCCCATTTACAATTATTTCTCGTAGCCTTTCCCCCCACCCGACAGCATCTCCAAAGGTCCTCAGCTCATGTCCGTTATTAAAACGGACCATTTTGAGATTACCTTGGACATAGTCACAGGCTCTTCTAACTGCAGGGCTGGATGacatggggaggaaggaggaccACAAGACAAGGACCAAAGGCATGTGCTTTTGTTGCCAGTGGCCCTGCGTTCACAGCAGAAATTACTGAAACCAGTACCTTTATGCTGACGGGGCAGGTTGTCAGTTTGTAGTCTGACGTTAAGGCTTAGGctgaagagggagacagaggttaATTGAGTACCCAGttatttattttcaccatttctAACTCATCTAGTTCTCAGGTTCAACTGAACAAGGCGCTGTTGCCtacccacctccatccccaccccactccccacacccttctttaaaaaaaaaacaaaaacaaaaaaaaaaacaggcaagttgaggcttgggcttccctgatagctcagttggtaaaaaatccgctgcaaggcaggagaccccagtttgattcctgggtcgggaagatccactggtaaaggaaagggaaaggctactcactccagtattctgacctggagaattccatggactgtatagcctatggggtcaccaagagtggcatgtgactgagagactttcacttaaGTTGAGGCGTAGGAAAGTTGGTAACTCTCCCAGTCACGTAAGTTCATGACCATCACATTCTGCATTAGAATACAGGTCAGATTTCCAAAGCTAGCTTTTTGGGAACGTCCATACAGGCTCTTTCTTACTCTTCTAGGCCAAGCGAGCTGTGCAGCGGGGAGCCACTGCTGTCATCTTCGATGTGTCCGAAAACCCGGAAGCTATTGACCAGGTAGGCTCCTGGGGCCAGGCCAAGGCTGCAGGGCCCCTGAGAGAAGCACCTCCTTTACTTAGCCTGGCTTCTCACGGTCGTGTCACCTGGGTCTTCGGGGCCCTTGTGCTTGTTTACCCTCATTAGTGATCCATGTTTGCACGTCGTCCTCCAAAGCGAGTGTGTCGAGAGGGGTTAAGAGCcagggagctgggggctgggaggcaTTGTCAAAGACCTTTCATCCTAAAACAGGGGGCATCCTCAGCTTCATCTGCCTGGGAGCCCCCAGCCTATGATGCTGGTGTTTGGGGATTTTCAAAAGGGAATTTCGTGTTCTTTTCCTccagcttttctttctctctctctctggcttcttGAAAGTAATTACGTCTTCTAAGCAGCACCTTCTCTCCTTGCTTAGCTGAACCAGGGCTCAGAAGACCCGCTCAAGAGGCCGGTGGTGTATGTGAAGGGTGCAGATGCGATCAAGCTGATGAACATCGTCAACAAGCAGAAAGTGGCGCGCGCGCGGATCCAACACCGTCCCCCTCGAGTGAGCCTCCGCCACCTGCCCCACCCCGCCACCTGCCCCTTCTGGCTtcggccttttttttttttttgcttccggCTTTTTCCCCATCTAAACGCTGATGCGCCCCAGGGACCTGCAGGTTTATAGCAGATGTAAACCCGGAGGCCAGGGAGAGATTACCAGTTTTACTTGAGGGCATCTGAAAAGCGTTTCCAGATATAGATGACTTGTGACCAGGTGTCTCTTCCACCTGGCATCCCCTCTGGGTGActtcctgtctttttttcttttctgtcccatCTTCCCATGAAAGGCTGACTAAGGACTGAAGGGAAGGGCGCCCTACCCTCAGCTGCTTTTCCTGAGTCTCCCTCCTCCTGTGGGTCTTCACTAAGAGGATAaagcctgtgcttcctccttcCTGTGGGGCAAGTGTATTACCGAAACTCCCTAACCTGTACTAGAATCTGGAAATGTAAGCTTTCAACTGGGGTCAGAGATCACAACCTCCAGGTGGTTAATGAACAGCTTTGTCTTCTAGGCTTCTCTTAGTTGTGTTAAAGCCACGCTGTTGGCATCCTCTGCACAACCTCAGGCTCAAGACTCTAGGAACCTGGGACAGGTGCTCCATAGatgctttatttcctcttcccaAATATTGGAATATTCACATAAAGGAGGATCCTTTCGCAAAAAATACCCAGATGCTCGTAGCATTCAGTGAGCAAAACTCCACTCTGACGGGCCAAATGCACGTCCCAGATCAGGTGGCTGTAAGGTTTTAGGAGGCTGTATGCCATGAGGGAAAGGTAGGAACTAAAACTAGAGGTAGTCTGCAGGAGAACTGACTTTCTGGCtgctttttaaagggaaaaaagagtgcTTTGGTAAATATGACTCACTATAGTGGAAGCTGATATTTGTGGAAGCAGCGTACAATTTTCTGAGTTGTTGTAAACCATTAATTATATGGTTAGTAATCACTGTTCCCTCAAAACATGACAGTCACTCCTTTGTCCCATAAATGtgatatttgtgtttatttggAAGGGCCTCTCCCACCGGGTTCGGCGGACTCTGCGCTATTCCGCAGGGAGCCGGACTCAGTGAGCAGAGTTCTCCCAGCTGTTAGGAGGCCTGGCTAAGACCCCGGCAGGCCTCCCCAGGCCGCACCACAGGCACTCCCTGGGCCCAGAGAGCGCACCGGGTGCCTGTTAGCAGAAGCCCTGGCGTGTCCTGCAAAGGAGGGGAAACGCAGCCCAGTGGCTCCATCCCTCCACTGCCCAGAGCGGACCCAGCGCGTGTGCTCATCCCCAGGCCGAAGAGCGCCGTGACTCACTGTGTCTGTTCTGTTCCAGCAACCCACTGAGTACTTCGATATGGGGATTTTCCTGGCTTTCTTCGTCGTGGTCTCCTTGGTCTGCCTCATCCTCCTTGTCAAAATCAAGCTGAAGCAGCGACGCAGTCAGGTAATGGCCCCAGAGTGGCCCGTCAGCTTCATCCCTGAGGCCCCGCTGCCGGTGCAGGCCAGGGCAGGGTCCTGCCCCCATACTGCAGcctcttccctgctggcccagagccagcaaagatggagaaaagcAGAGCAGAGCCCAGAGCACTGAGTTGTTTCTGTTCCAGAAAGGCCAGTCCTCTCAATACAAGGGCCGAGCACTGGTGCCATTTCCAGCCACGGGTGTTTCCAAAAAAATGTTTGAATGTTAACATGGAACCCGAGAGTCCTGCTCCCCAGATATGATCAGGGGACTGGCAggctcagcatcacctgggagcgtGGGAGACGCACagagtctcaggccccaccccagacttgTTGCGTCCGAATCTGCATCTACCAGGCTGTCCAGGCGATTCtcagtgaacagaggagccacaCTAGTGCCCCGGCTGACACAGCACTGCGTGCTTACAGGAAGGAAGGGTTTGGGGGCAGAGGGCAATGGAGGGACACTCAGGAGTCCAGACTGTCAGGGGTGTAGCAGTGTGATGTCCCCAGAGAGAGACAGCGCCGAGGGTCGGGTGGGCCATCAGCGACAGGGCAGCAGCTGGTGTCTGTCGAGCACGTCCAGTCTGCCAAGTGCTGAGCACCCCCATGCGTTATTCATTGGCCCTTGGGACGTTCTTCAGTGAGGGGAGGAGCCCTTAGCCCAGAGCAGACTTGGCCAAATAACTCAAGCAGACCTCTGCCGGCTCCGCTGCTTAGGCCAGTGCGGTGGACTCTTGGGAGTCTGGAAAACCTGTGCTCTTGGGCCGTGGTCTCTCCATGTTTAGTGATTCCTCAGCAGTCTGTCCTGGCCAGATGGAGACTAGCGTTAGGTTGACCGTGGCCCCCCGGGGGGTGACCGCCGCTGTTAACACAACCCAGACCCTCACACGGGCCACATTCTGCTGcgcagaattccatgaacaggctGGCCGTGCAGGCCCTGGAGAAGATGGAAACCAGGAAGTTCAACTCCAAGAGCAAGGGGCGCCGGGAGGGGAGCTGCGGGGCCCTGGACACGCTCAGCAGCAGCTCCACGTCTGACTGTGCCATCTGCCTGGAGAAGTACATCGATGGGGAGGTAATGGTGGGGGCGGGGCCCAGCCCCATGGGGACGATCCGAGGATGAGGTGGACTGGCCCGCAGAGGGCACATGGGACCCGGAAGGACAGGCCCCGCGGGCCTTCCCCACAGCCTTGTGGGATGAGGGCTGAGCCTGCCAGGTGGCCTGGGGGCATCCTGCGGCCTTTCAACTGCTGTCCCCCCCGGAAGGGGGTGGCCACATGCATAGACACTCTCGCCCGGAGACCTGGCTAAACACAAGTTGATCAGTAATCTACCTAACTTTGGTTTTAGGAATATTTACAGTTAATTTAcatttgaagaaagtgaaagtgttagtcactcagtcgtgtctgattctttgtgatcccatggactgtagcctaccaggctcctctgctgtccatgggatttcccgggcaagaatattagagtgggttgccatttccttctctggggtatcttcctgacctagggatcaaaccccagtctcatgcattggcaggcagattctttactgctgagccacaggtgggggggggagggggagagcttcttaaattaattaaattccaattaattaatttacacttattaaattgagggcaggaggagaagggagcgacagaggagagggttagatagcatcaccgactcaatggacatgagtttgagcaaactctgagagataggaaagagtcagacatgacttagtaacagAACCACAGCAACACTTAATTTTCGCATTGCTCATCTGAAAACTCTGGAACTCAGCTTCATACAGTCCTCTTCCAAACGCTGTGTGGAACACTTGCACCCATTTTTACTtacaaagagacaaaggaggggactgccctggtggtccattggttacgACTCCACGCTTTTTCTGCcaggggctcaggttcgatccctggttggggatttAAGATCTCATAAGCCAGGTTggtacaggaaaaaataaaaagaaagtaaggaCAAAGGATGTGATGTCTCCTTTGTCCTTCtagctttttttctgaaaatttcaaaCTTTCCGAAAAGTTGCAAGAATCATACAGTGAATACTGTTATCATTCACTGAGAATCACTTCCTGTATCTGCTTCATTTCCTTCCGGGCAGAGGCACACGTAAACACACACATTTGAGGGAATAGGGGGCAGACCACTTCAGAGTTAGTTGCAAGCATTTGACACCCCTTTGATGAAAGTGTTCTGCCACTGTGTAGACTGTTGGATGAAAAACAAGGTTTTACGGAGGCCTTCAAATGAACAGTCTCGCACAGTCTACCTGCAGACTGCTTGAGCTCTCATCTGGGCCCAGGAAGGTTccagctctgtgatcttgggcgAGTCTCTGTGCCTTTGCTTATGACATGAGCCCAGGACTGGCCTGAACTCCAAGTAATCACCAAGGTCACATGGGAAAATCTAGGTAGGACTCTTGGCACGGTCAGGCACAGCCTTAGGGGTTAGTTGGAATGTGACTACGTTTAGCTGGTCAGAGAATGGAAAATCAGAAGTGGCAAGCCCAGAGGGTGCTCTGGGTGCAGGAACTTCAGAGGCATTTCTGCCTGCCTCAGAACCCCATCACCTCCTCTCCACATTGGGAGTTTTGTTACAGATCATGTGCCCTCAGGTGAATGTTGAGGGTCCAGTGAAGGGAAAGGTGGGACAACTTTGCCCCTTTGCTGTCCCACCTGTCAGTCATGAATCCCAGGCATCGTCCTTTCTACCTACCTCATTTTGGGTATCCAGAGCCAGCCACCATCCCAGAAATGCAAACGGCTTTGGAGCGCACCTAGCTGTCCCTCACACCCCGGGCTGAGCACCCTGTGCGAGCACACAGCTCTGGCAGGCCTGTGTGAGTGGCCCGAATGTGAGTGCCCTCCTCTAGAGGCAAGAAGGGAGCCTACTTCCTCCCTTGACACCAAGCACTGTGGTTGGAGccagaggtggggatgggggagcctctgGGCACCGCCACAGTGCACTGGGCTCCTTGGTCCACGCTCCGGCCCCGCGGGAAGAAAGAAGCATGTGTGGATCGCTCTCTTCCCCGGGCCCACGCTCAGGCTCTGTGTCCTCTCTCCTGCCCCAGGAACTGCGGGTCATCCCCTGCACTCACCGCTTTCACAGAAAGTGCGTGGACCCATGGCTGCTGCAGCACCACACCTGCCCCCACTGTCGACACAACATCATAGGTAACGCTCCGCTGCCTCTGTCCCTGCCAAGAGGCACTGTCTTTCCCGGGTGCCTAGTGGGAGCAGAACGGGCACCACAGGCTGGTGAGCCGGTAGACCACCGAGGCACTGCCACCAGGACCTGGAGGCGCCGGGGGGGCCTGCAGAGGTCTGCTGGAGGGTCAGCCTGGGTCTGAGCTCTGGCTTTGACACGACTGGGTTCCTGGCCTTAGACCAGGCCCCCGGCCTCTCCAGGCCTTGGGCCCACAGTCTCTTAAGCGGGACAAGAGTGGTGACATGCACCCTGCCTGCTACCTCGGGGTCGTGATGCTGTGTCACTGTAGGGGTGCTGAGGGCCCGGAAGGCAGGGCGCCCTCCCGGGAGCCTCTTTTTCAGGAGGGTCAGGGCCTTTTCTCTCTTGTCTTGGTTCCTCTCTGGAGGCTCTTGTCACTCAGAGCagctgggaggtgggagatggaCCCTAATAGGAGTGACCACCCCGAGAGTGGAGAAGCAGGAGGCCTCTGCCCGCGTGACCGGGTTTGGTGGGAGCTTAGAATGGGCCAGAACCCCTCAGTGCCAACCGCTTCAGTCTGCCGGTGTCTGCCCCTCTAGCTCCGCCCGCTGACCTGTTTCCTGCGCTTCTCCCCAGAACAAAAGGGAAACCCGAGCGCGGTGTGCGTGGAGACCAGCAGCCTGGCGCGCGGGCGGCAGCAGAGGGTGATCCTGCCGGTGCACTACCCGGGCCGCGTGCACAGGGCCGGCGCCGTGCCTGCCTACCCCACGAGGACCAGCATGGACGCCCACGGGAATCCGGTCACGCTGCTGACCGTGGACCGGCGCGCAGACCAAGGCCTCTTCCCGCCGCAGACCCCCGCCTACATCCGCGGCTACCCGCCCCTCCACCTGGACCACGGCCTGGCCGCACACCGCTGTGGCCTGGAGCACCGGCCCTACTCGCCCGCGCCCCCCTTCCGCAGGCCCAAGTTCAGCGGCCGCAGCTTCTCCAAGGCAGCTTGCTTCTCGCAGTACGAGACCATGTACCAGCACTACTACTTCCGGGGCCTCAGCTACCCCGAGCCCGAGGGGCAGCCGCCTGCCAGCCTGGCCCCCGGGAGCCCGGCGCGAGCCTTCCCCccgggtggcggcggcggcggcggcagcctgCTCTTCGCGCCCGCGGCCCCGGCCTCGCCCCTGGAGAGCGGCAGCGCGTCCAGCTTCAGCTGCTACCACGGCCACCGCTCGGTGTGCAGCGGCTACCTGGCCGACGGCCCGGgcagcgacagcagcagcagcagcagcagcagcggcagctccGGCCAGTGCCGCTGCTCGTCCAGCGACTCAGTGGTGGACTGCACGGAGGTCAGCAACCAGGGCGTGTACGGCAGCTGCTCCACCTTCCGCAGCTCGCTCAGCAGCGACTACGACCCCTTCGTCTACCGCAGCCGCAGCCCCTGTCGCACTGGCGATGTGGGGGGCTCGGGCCGGGGCCCCGTTGTGCGCCTCGATGGCTCCCCAGCCCCCGAAGAGCTCCCGGCCTCAGCCCGGGGCCCCGGCGCCGCGCGAGGGGAGCCTTGGCCCGGGCCCGTCTCAGTCTCGGCCTCCGCCTCGGGGGACCAGCTGTCCACCTGCAGCCTGGAAATGAACTACAGCAGCAGCTCCTCCCTGGAGCCCCGGGGGTCCCACAGCTCTACCTCACAAGGGGGGCTCGAGGCCTCTCCCGGCACCGCCCCGGACCTCAGGAGGACCTGGAAGGGGGCCCGGGAGGGGCCGTCGTGCGCCTGCTGCTGCgagcccccagcccccgccccagaGCCCGGCGCGGGGGCGGCCGGGGGTGGCGCCTTGTACCTGGGCCCCCCGCCCTGTGAGGGGTGCGGCCCCCCGGGCAGGGAGCCACAGCCCACAAGCTCCCAGGGCCTGTACGGCCTTCACCCGGACCATCTGCCCAGGACGGACGGGGTGAAGTACGAGGGCCTGCCCTGCTGCTTCTATGAAGAGAAGCAGGTGGCCCGCGGCCGCGGGGGTGGCGGCTGCTACACCGAGGACTGCTCGGTGCGCGTGCAGTACACGCTGGCCCAGGAGCCCCCGCCCGGCTGTCACCCCGGGGCCCGGGACCTGAGCCAGCGCGTCCCCATCATTCCAGAGGATGTGGATGGCGACTTGGGCTTGCCCTCTGACTGCCAGGGGACCCGTGGCCTCAGCCCCTGGGGGGGGGCGCTGCCCGGTCCGGATGCCCTGTGGCCCCACAGGGGCCTAGGAGCAGCCCAAGAAGAGCGAGTTCTGTGCTGCCCAGCCAGGGCACCACGGCCACCTGGCTGCCCTCCGGAGGATGTGGGGGCCCCCAGGGCCAGCTCCCCCAGAGCCCTCCGGGACACTCGGGAATCCAGCGCCACAGCCCCCGAGGCTGCAGGTGAGAGTGGACGGTGACAGCAGGCCCGGGTTGGGGTCTTCTCTCCCCATGGTCACGTCCTGGGTGACTTTCTTGGTGCTCTTGGCTTTAAACCCCAGTACCTGGTGATTTCCAGGTAGTACTCCCCCACCTACCCCTTCGTTTGTGCTCCAGACCTGTGGGC
This window harbors:
- the ZNRF3 gene encoding E3 ubiquitin-protein ligase ZNRF3, encoding MRPRSGGRPGAPGRRRRRLRRRPRGPRGRRLPPPPPLPLLLGLLLAAAGPGTARAKETAFVEVVLFESSPSGDYTTYTTGLTGRFSRAGATLSAEGEIVQMHPLGLCNNNDEEDLYEYGWVGVVKLEQPELDPKPCLTVLGKAKRAVQRGATAVIFDVSENPEAIDQLNQGSEDPLKRPVVYVKGADAIKLMNIVNKQKVARARIQHRPPRQPTEYFDMGIFLAFFVVVSLVCLILLVKIKLKQRRSQNSMNRLAVQALEKMETRKFNSKSKGRREGSCGALDTLSSSSTSDCAICLEKYIDGEELRVIPCTHRFHRKCVDPWLLQHHTCPHCRHNIIEQKGNPSAVCVETSSLARGRQQRVILPVHYPGRVHRAGAVPAYPTRTSMDAHGNPVTLLTVDRRADQGLFPPQTPAYIRGYPPLHLDHGLAAHRCGLEHRPYSPAPPFRRPKFSGRSFSKAACFSQYETMYQHYYFRGLSYPEPEGQPPASLAPGSPARAFPPGGGGGGGSLLFAPAAPASPLESGSASSFSCYHGHRSVCSGYLADGPGSDSSSSSSSSGSSGQCRCSSSDSVVDCTEVSNQGVYGSCSTFRSSLSSDYDPFVYRSRSPCRTGDVGGSGRGPVVRLDGSPAPEELPASARGPGAARGEPWPGPVSVSASASGDQLSTCSLEMNYSSSSSLEPRGSHSSTSQGGLEASPGTAPDLRRTWKGAREGPSCACCCEPPAPAPEPGAGAAGGGALYLGPPPCEGCGPPGREPQPTSSQGLYGLHPDHLPRTDGVKYEGLPCCFYEEKQVARGRGGGGCYTEDCSVRVQYTLAQEPPPGCHPGARDLSQRVPIIPEDVDGDLGLPSDCQGTRGLSPWGGALPGPDALWPHRGLGAAQEERVLCCPARAPRPPGCPPEDVGAPRASSPRALRDTRESSATAPEAAGLISRPADSGSPGA